The sequence below is a genomic window from Desulfobulbaceae bacterium DB1.
CCGAATTTTGATGTTAAGCCCGATTTATTTTCGACTCGACCTGCCGGCCAGGAAGGTGCTGGTGGATGAGTTCTGCGCCCTGTGCGCCGACAGGGCAAACCGGTAATTCCGGGAAGTCGCGTTTATCCGGTGATCATCTTTTCGGCAAGGCCGGTGATCGGCCCGAGGATTTTTTGTAAAATGCCGGTATAAAAAAGCGCCAGCAGGATGATGAAGCCGAAAGGCTCCAGTTTTGCAAAGGCAGCTGCCTGCCGGGGCGGAAGCAGTCCCATCAGCACTTTGCTGCCGTCCAGGGGAGGGATGGGCAGCAGGTTGAAAATCGCCAGGATGATATTGATCCAGATGCTCGCGCCCACCATCTGAAAGAGCGGGAAGAGGATCGGTTTTGGTATCCAGACGGCAAGGAAAACGAGCAGTTGGGCCAGCAGGCTGCTGGCGATTGCCGTCAACAGGTTGGCTCCGGGGCCTGCCAGGGCCACCCAGATCATGTCCTTCAGCGGATTGCGGAAGTAGCGCGGGTTGACCGGCACCGGTTTTGCCCAGCCGATTTTCATGATAATGAAGGCCAGGACTCCCAGCGGGTCAAGATGTTTCAAGGGGTTCAGGGTGAGGCGGCCGAGATTGTGGGCTGTCGGGTCTCCCAGTCGGTAAGCGACCATGCCGTGGCAATATTCATGGATGGTGAGCGCGAACAGGAAGGGGGGCGCCAGTATGATGATCTGCTGTATGATATTCATGGACTTCCTTTTTTCTTCCCCGCTTCCAGGGGATACTCCTTTCCAAGAAAATTGATCTCGTCTTCACGGCTGGAAAGCTCACCGTCAATGGTTTTTTCCAGCAGGTGATTCAGCATGGTCTGGTATGCCGGGCCGGGAGGGTAGCCGAGTTTTTTCAGGTCTGCGCCGTGCAGGTGGTTTTTGATGTGGCGCAATCGGGTCACATAAAGGGAGACTGCCTGTTTGCCGGTTTTGTTCCGGCAAATGGCCATCAGGAAAAGAAGCCCCTCATGACTCAACCCTTTCAGGAGCCAGTAGATTTCACTTGAGCGCAGATGGCTTCTGCGCTCAAGGGTGCGGACAATCCGTTTTGTTTCGATTTTTTCCCGGAGCAGCAGCTGCTGGTAGCGCTCCGGGACCTCGAATTTTTTGCAGAAGGCAAACAGCGCCCTCGTTTGGATGCGGCAGGTCAGGGCCAGCAGGTAGACGATCCATTGACTGCATTTGTCGCTTAAATAAAGCAGTTTGTGCCAGGCCAGGGCCCGGTGCGCTTCTTCCATGATTTCAGCAACGCGCGGCTCGTATTTGAGCGAATGGTGGAGGAATTTCAGCAGATCAAACTGGGCCATGCGCCGGATTGCCGGCAGTGGGTTGGGTTCTGAAAGTATCAGCTTGATTTCCTGAAAATAACGGCGTCCGAATTTCCGATCAAAGAGGTTCATCTTTACCGCGTTCTTCAGCTGTTTTTCGGTCAGCTTGCCGAGGGTAAACCCCATGCGCTGCTCAAAGCGGATTCCGCGGAAGATACGGGTTGGATCCTCGACAAAGCTCAGGTTGTGCAGGATGCGGATCTGTCTGTCCTTCAGGTCGTTCTGGCAGTTGAAAAAATCCACCAGGATGCCGAACTTGTCCGGGTTGAGATGGATTGCCATGGCATTGATGGTGAAATCCCGCCGGAAAAGGTCGAGCTTGATGGAGCTGAGTTCCACCGTGGGCATTGCCGCCGGGTATTCATAATACTCAAGGCGGGCCGTGGCAATATCCACTTTAAAGCCGTCGGCAAGTTTGACCAGCGCGGTGTTGAACTTGACGTGGGTGGTCACGGTGCCGCCCAGTTCCTGGGCCAGCATCTTGGCAAAGGTGATGCCGTCTCCTTCGACAACAATGTCCAGGTCGAGATTTTCAATGTGGAGCAACAGATCGCGGACAAAGCCGCCCACCGCATAGGCGGTGAATTTGTTTTTTTGCGCCACCTCGCCGATTCTTTGCAGGAGAATGACCATTTCCCGGCTCAGGGATTGGCTGATCAGGTTGGTCATGTTCCTGTTGCGCTCGCTGGACGGCTCACTCTGGGTGGTCTTCAGGCTGGGGAGATAGGCCGGGTCGTTGACCAGCAGATTGAACAGGTCGGTGCGGGTGATAACGCCCACCAGCAAGCCGCTTTCAACAATGGGGATGAACCGCTGCCGGTGTTCAATGATCAGTTCCTGGATATCGGCCAGGGTGGCGGAAGGGGGCAGCGTGGCAAGTTCCGTTGTCATGAATTCGCTTGCCGGCAGGTCTCCGAGATGATGAAAGATGGCCTTGCTGGCATCGCGCCGGGAAAAAAGCCCCAGCATTTTATTGTCCTGCATGATCGGCAGCATGGTGATGCCGTAGCGGATGAGGGTGTCGTAAGCCTCCTTGGTGGTCATATCAGGGCCAACGGAAATGACCGGCGAGGACATCAGTTGCCAGGCCTTGCTTTCCGGCCTTACGTGTTTATGGAGGAGGCGAATCAGTTTTTCTTCCGCTTCGACCAGGGTCATGTCGTTGATGGTGGCCGCCGCGGCTGATGCATGGCCGCCGCCGTTGAACTCCAGGGCGATCTGGCCGACGTTGACTTCGGGGATTCTGCTCCGGGCGATGAGATAGATCCGTTCCCCCATGCTGGCCAGGGCAAAGAGGACATTGAGGTTTTCCATGCTCATGAAGCGCCGGACAATGAGGGAGAATTCGTCCACATATTGGCTGAGGGCGATGCGGGTCACGGTAATTTCAATGGACTGCACGGTGTATGTTGTCGCCGATTTTATCAGTTCATTCAGCAGTGAGACTTCGCCGGTGGTGAGTTCCTGGGTGATGTACTGGGTGACCGTGTTCAGGTTCGCGCCGCAGCCGAGCAGCCAGGCCATGGCGCGCAAATCGGCCGGAGTGGTGGTGCTGAAGGTGAACGAGCCGGTGTCCTCATATTCGGCCATGGCCAGCAGCGTCGCCTCATCCTGACTGATGGCGATATTGCGCTCCTGAAAGATTTCAACAAAAACCGTGGCCGTTGATCCCACCGCTTTCACCACCTCCACGGCGCCCTTCAGGTCGCCCGGCGCATCCGGGTGGTGATCGTACAGGTGAATTTCAATTCCTGGGTTTTCCAGGCATTTGGCAAAGTTGCCGATGCGTGACGGCTGGCGCGTATCAACGATGATCAGTTTGGTTACCTGATCCAGTTCAATGTTTTTTACCCGCTGGAAGTCGTAAATCATCACCGACTGGACAAAAAATTTGCGCAGATTCCTTTCCTGGGAGCCGGAAAAGGCCAGCACCGCGTCGGGGTAGAGCTTTTTGGCGGCAACCATTGAGGCCATGCTGTCAAAATCGGCATTGAGATGTGTTGTGATGACTTCCATTTGTGATTTTCCCTACTCTTTTTTCCTGCTGCGGGGGTGGAATTTGCGGTGGATTTCCTGGAGGCGGCCGCTATCCACGTGGGTATAAATCTGGGTGGTGGCAATATCGGCGTGACCGAGCATGAGCTGGACCGAACGCAGGTCGGCACCTCGGGCCAGCAGGTGCGTGGCAAAGGAGTGGCGCAGCATGTGCGGGCTGATTTTTTTTGTGATGCCGGCGCGCAGCGCTGTTTCCCGGATGATCTGCCAGAAGCGGATTCTGGTCATGGCTTTGCCCCTGGCGGTGACGAACAGGGAGGTGCTTTTTTTTCCATTGAGCAGGAGACCCCTGCCGTGTCGCAGGTAGCCGGAGATTCTATCCTTGGCTTCCTCGCCGAAAGGGACCA
It includes:
- a CDS encoding site-2 protease family protein, giving the protein MNIIQQIIILAPPFLFALTIHEYCHGMVAYRLGDPTAHNLGRLTLNPLKHLDPLGVLAFIIMKIGWAKPVPVNPRYFRNPLKDMIWVALAGPGANLLTAIASSLLAQLLVFLAVWIPKPILFPLFQMVGASIWINIILAIFNLLPIPPLDGSKVLMGLLPPRQAAAFAKLEPFGFIILLALFYTGILQKILGPITGLAEKMITG
- a CDS encoding prohead protease, producing the protein MEVITTHLNADFDSMASMVAAKKLYPDAVLAFSGSQERNLRKFFVQSVMIYDFQRVKNIELDQVTKLIIVDTRQPSRIGNFAKCLENPGIEIHLYDHHPDAPGDLKGAVEVVKAVGSTATVFVEIFQERNIAISQDEATLLAMAEYEDTGSFTFSTTTPADLRAMAWLLGCGANLNTVTQYITQELTTGEVSLLNELIKSATTYTVQSIEITVTRIALSQYVDEFSLIVRRFMSMENLNVLFALASMGERIYLIARSRIPEVNVGQIALEFNGGGHASAAAATINDMTLVEAEEKLIRLLHKHVRPESKAWQLMSSPVISVGPDMTTKEAYDTLIRYGITMLPIMQDNKMLGLFSRRDASKAIFHHLGDLPASEFMTTELATLPPSATLADIQELIIEHRQRFIPIVESGLLVGVITRTDLFNLLVNDPAYLPSLKTTQSEPSSERNRNMTNLISQSLSREMVILLQRIGEVAQKNKFTAYAVGGFVRDLLLHIENLDLDIVVEGDGITFAKMLAQELGGTVTTHVKFNTALVKLADGFKVDIATARLEYYEYPAAMPTVELSSIKLDLFRRDFTINAMAIHLNPDKFGILVDFFNCQNDLKDRQIRILHNLSFVEDPTRIFRGIRFEQRMGFTLGKLTEKQLKNAVKMNLFDRKFGRRYFQEIKLILSEPNPLPAIRRMAQFDLLKFLHHSLKYEPRVAEIMEEAHRALAWHKLLYLSDKCSQWIVYLLALTCRIQTRALFAFCKKFEVPERYQQLLLREKIETKRIVRTLERRSHLRSSEIYWLLKGLSHEGLLFLMAICRNKTGKQAVSLYVTRLRHIKNHLHGADLKKLGYPPGPAYQTMLNHLLEKTIDGELSSREDEINFLGKEYPLEAGKKKGSP